The genomic DNA TTATTATCAAACTCATCTTTACCACGTACTACCGGGCTCATGCTGCGAAGCAATCCTCGTACTTCTTGTTGTGCTTATTGCTGGCGTGTTCAGCGAGGGCGGGTTGCTTCGTGGTGCTCTGGAAGTCGGCGAAGCACTGTAAGAGGCGTAAGCAGGTGGTCATCGAGTGTCCCAGGCGAGAACGTCTATCCTCAGTCCGGCAGAAAAAGTTGCGAGCTGCGGCTGGCCGAGATGGGAAATATGATGTCTCTCGAGGCGCGAGCACTTACCACTTTGCACTTGATCGTCTTGGCAGCAGCGTTCTATACAGACATTCTAGATCAGCAAGACCATCACGGTCGTGATCTGGAAATAGTACGTACGCTCTTCAACTGCGAACCCTTGTTGCTGGTGTCTTTGGCGTTGCGCTCACGCTTTTGCTGTGCCTTGGCTCCGTTGCCCATTTTGACTGCTCGTTCGACGTGGAGGATGTGGTGAGTGGTATCGAGATCTGGCGGGACTACGAGTCTTCTTGCTTATGCCAGTGTGTAGAGTTGGGAAATTGTTTGCGGGAGTTTGTCTCCAGATCCTCGAGACTGGTCGAGAGCCAACATCCTTGCACGTGCGGCTAACTAATCGGGGCAAGTGCTCTGCATCGAAAAAAGTGGCCAATGAGAAGACAGCTTTTCTCGGCTTCAACCTGCTGTCCCACGCCGACGGTCGAGGGTCGTCTCTCTGTCACTTCTCGGGTTTCGTCTTCAACTTCGCGCAAGATGATTATGCTTCAGCGCTCACAACGACATCCACGTCCATTCTCGTGAGTCACCAATAACTTGAAGGATAGGATACACTATACACTATCGAATCGCTCGGAGAAAGAGCTCGGCCGAGAAGCAAGACAGAAGATCACGAAATCCGTTCCTACTTTCGCCACTGTGGCTACACACTGCTGCATCCGGTAGGCAGCCCAGTCTACGTACACCAACCACGACCTATCAGCAACGTCACAAGCTACTTGCAAGCACACGCGGCAGCTGTTTACCTGCTGAACCACATGGTTCTCCCACGTACTATGGcgttctcctcctttctctcCGCTTCCAGATCCAACATTACTCACATCTATGTGGCTGACGAATGCTCTGCGTTGCTATCCGGCTGCCTGTGAGCTCGCCTCTCGGGTAGGTGGTCCTGATGTATTGATGTTTTCTATAAGACTGTGATTGTTCTTACCCCCAAGTGTCTCCTTTCATTATCACCACAATCAACATGCCTTCAGTACGCTACTACAACCAAACCGGTCCCTTCTGGGACTTTGTCGCCGGACTTGAGCAGCAAGGAATCAACCGCCCCGCGGACTCCTCCGACAACGAACACGAACAACCCAATCCATGGGCTCAAGGCTGGGCGGGCTTCCCATGGGGACAGCTCCCTCATCGTGGACGACACGGTCCACCTCCACACCATCACCGCGGACccccacctccacctccacaggctgagaacgaagaaggcgaggccGGCCCATCTGAACCACGaggtccaccaccaccgttCTCTGATACCGAAACCGAAGGCCGACCACAACACGGACACGAACACCACGGCCCAGGAGCGCGTGGCGGACGCTGCGGCCGTGGTCGCGGAGGTCCAAGGGGCTTCGGTCGACGAGGTCACTTCCATCCATACGGAGGTTTCGGTCCCTTTGGCCAGATCGCAGAACTATTCCAGGAACAACTCTTCGGCGCACAGAacgagaacaacaacaacaaagaTACCAAATCCGAAGACTTCACCCCCGAAGTTGACGTATTCGACACGTCCGAATCCTTCGTCGTCCACATCTCTCTTCCCGGTgcaaagaaagaagacgTCGGAGTCAACTGGGATACTGAGAAATCAGAGCTCAGCATTGCAGGCGTCGTGTATCGACCTGGCGATGAGGAGTTGTTGAAGACGCTTGCTCTCGATGAGAGAAAGGTCGGTGCCTTCGAACGCAAGGTGCGACTTGGCAGCAGAGCGAATCCAGCTCAGGTTGATGTCGATGGCATTACGGCCAGGCTGGAGGATGGTATCTTGAGAGTGGAAGTACCCAAGCTTGATGCTGGGTATgtcgagatcaagaaggTGGATATTGAGTAATGGGGTGGGAGGAATAATATGAGggtcgaagaggaggaaatgGGTATCGGGTAGCCAAACAAAAAAAAAATGCCATCGCCTTTGGCAGATCGCATGTCAAGGAAATGAAACATTGCAATGTGCAATGTTATATGCAGTAATGAATCATGATCAGTTTGAACATCTAATTCACTTCTCAAATCAGCGACCACGTGCTGAAGCATGATGACCAGGAGCGGGTGTGACCAATTGCTTTCTCGTTGTTAATGTTCATCGTCAAGCCTCTGAAGGGTATATAGTACAGCAACTAGCGGCAGCGACGATCGAATGTCACACCGTGTCGTTGACATTCTACCTCCACTTTGTGGTCGTGCCCGTAATTCCCATCTCATCCGCGCTCTTCTCGCCATTCCCATGAAAAGCCTTGTCGACCCACTCCAACTGGCTCAGAAGTTTCAATGCTGCGAACGACCGCATCCTATTGCGGCAGTCTGCGCGGACTTCCGTTCCCATTTTCCACCACCGGCCGCGAGAAGACTGGCACCGCTGCAGTGTTGGTCGGAGACAATGCCACCGAAGGCAATTTCCTCGGGCTCGCAAGCGGTGAAGGCACAGCATCCATCTCATCTGCTCCGTTCTCATGCTGAGCGCTTCTCCACTCCTCGGCATCTTCAAGAAGAATATCAAAAACCGCATCCTTGTGTTGCAGCAACATTTCGGTGATGGTATTGGAATCGCTCTTGACGACCTGGCCAAATCGCCGCTTAGGTTTGCGTGCAAAGTCGCTTGCAAAATACGCATGCTCGCTGCCGACAAAAACCAGGGAGTTTCGGTGATACCAATGGGCCAATTCCTCGTCTCCGTTGACGAGCGACTTACACGACATAAGCGGGACGTCCTCAACGAACGAGATGACCTTCAACAGTTTGTTGTCTTCTTCGCGATCGTTGTACTTCTTCAAGAACGTCTCTTGATTGTTCTTGAGGAGATTGATGATCGCGCCATGGCCGGTGTTCGTGCCCATAAGGTACACGTGGGTGCATTCGCTGAGCTCGACGTAGTTGTCCCATAGGTATTTGAGCAACTGTGACGCTTCCTTGATGCGGTAGTCAATGCTCTCATTGGGCTGGTGCTCTTGCGAATCTTCGTCGTAGTCAACCACGTATTTGGGCAAGTTGACATCAATTACAGCGAGGCCTTCTTTGAACGCGGTGTCGACGTAGGTCTTTACAATATCAGTCTTTGATCACGTCAGCTGTCTGTCTGCTACTGCAGCTCAGGTTCTTGGGCTTGCTTACCAGCCATGTGTTGTGAAGCTCGATCTTGCCCGTCCTTGGATCTGGTGATGCCAGAACTTCAGGCGGATCATGTAGCACAACAAACAAAGCCTGTGCTGTGCTATAGTTGGGCCTGTTGCTCCTTCGTTAGATCTTCATCAACCGTTTCAAATAGAAACAACAAGCTTACGTAGCAAGAACTTGGTCCTCGAACTCTTTGGCCAGTTGTTCGCGGTGCACGAACAGGGGCGTCATCTCGTATTCGTCCCACATAGTCTTCGCTTGCCATCCGCGGACTACATTGTGCATGCGTTCGCCACGAAGTAGGCCCTTGAGACGATGTGACATGTCCTTCGGATACAGGCATGTCCAGAATCTGCTCTGTTGTCGGGCGACAAGCTTAACATCATCGATGCCGGACACTGTAGCCACGGTATTCTCAAGCCTGTCCGGTGGCTCTCCCATAAGGGTACGTGCAACGGCTGTCGCTGATCTTGCGATGGATTCCAAGTTGTAGCCACCCTCGAGACATACAGCGAGCTTGCCATCTGCCAAAGACATGAGCATATGTGTCATATGCGCATATCCGGCTGGTGTGACTTTGCAACCACCCAGCATGTCGCCCTCCGCAGCATCGAACCCGGCCGCGATGATAACAAGATCGGGATTGAACTCGGTGGCGATTGGCATGACGACCTGCTGGAAAGCGTAGAGATAGTCTGCATCACCCATGCCCTGCCTTGACCATGGAATGTTTACATTCTTTCCCAGACCAGCCCCTTCCCCGCAGTGAAGGTGGTCACCGTATGCTACACGATTATCTCGATAGCTGTGCTCAGGATAGAAATTACCTCTCTTGTGCACATGTagggagatatagagcacgTTTGGGTCGTCGTAGTTGGCTTGCTGGATTCCGTTGCCGTGATGCACGTCCCAGTCCAGAATGAGAACCTTGCGACACTGATCTCCAAACTCCTTTTGACAGGCCTTGGTAGCAATACTGACGTTGTCATAAAAGCAGAAGCCCTTGGCATCTTCACGCTCAGCGTGATGCCCAGGGGGTCTGATGACAGCAAAGACGTTCTTCACCTTGCCAAGTATGATGGCACGACAGGCCTCGATTGCACCTCCAGCACTGAGAGCAGCGCAGTATGGCGTACTGTTGGATAGATATATTGAGTCGTTCCCATGCGGTGGATGCTGAAGTTCGTCTTTTAGGTCTGCCGAGCTCATAACACTGAGCGATTGGACCCAATTCCAGTGGTTTCTAGTGTGCACGAGACACACTTCGTCGCGCGTTACCATGCGCGCATCGATTCGGCCCATGTAGTAATCGTTCGCAGGGCCTGAGTCTCCATCTCGCCATGCAAGTCCGGCATTAACGAACGCCTCGAAGATGGCATGAATGCGCCTCGGATCTTCGGGATGTAAGTCATCCTCAGATGGCTCCGCCTCAACATGAAATCTCATTCGTACATCGTAAACAAGACCCGTCTGCAATGTGCCATATGGCAGCTGTTCGAACTTGGCCGGCTTAGGACCATCCTTCCGAGCGAAGAGCTGATGGTCGAAGGCATTAGATCCACGGCGTATTCCCTTGCCCTTCAGCAAAGTGTCGGCATGTGGAGGTCGTAGTAATGGCTCCTCGGCGTGGAAGCTTCCAATGGCTTGCTTGCCAGTAAAATCGCCGCCACTTTGCGCAAGTAATGACCCATGCGTCTCAGTCGAGCGGATTACTTCGCCATCTGACATGGACACATCTTGCGGGTCGTCCTCCATGTCGAAGGGAAAGGAAGGAAGACGAGGGTCAGCTACTCATGCCGAGGCCAGGCAGcgcctgctgcagcgaaTACGATAAACCGCTGCGACCGAATCAGTACTTGTCAAGGTTTTGTGGTTTATGCTGGCTGCTTCGTGGGATCGGAGAAGCTAAAGTGCGCGCTGCCTGCAGTCGCGACACCGACGCGAAGCAGGAGCACAGGCCGTCCGACTCACCTTCAGTGCTTGCATACAAGGCTGCGAACTTATGTTAGACGAATGAGGCCTCTTGCTTGGTCTGAATGAGGAGTCGAGAGACAGGCGCGTAACTAAAAGCGTTTGCAACTTGTCACCGTTGGGTGTGTAGTAGAAGTGAGTGGCTTAGGTGATGCGTTAAATTACAAGTAATGGAAAGAGCTAAGCTAGAAGCGGCTTGAACCCTAAACCGATAACATCTAATCAATTATGTTGCCCCTCTAATGAATAGCATATACTTGCGTAGGTCTCGTGCTACGCACAGAGAAGACAAAGGCATTCGATTGTTTCGAATATGCTAGCGAGCTATTTTGCATGAATTCTAATGTGTAAGTTCGTGACATTATAATGCTACATGTATTCTAGGCTTCCAATGAGAAGACTTTCTTCAAATGCAAAGCTCGTATAACCAGAGTACTCTGTGGAAGCCGCATATGATCCTACCACGCGTTTCACATTTCCTCATTCATCAGTGCAGAGTCGCGAAGAATCGCTTTTATTCCACACGCTTCTGTTGCTTTGGCTCTCGTATGCTCCCTCGCACCCAGTCCGGCACGAATGCCTTGACACTCACTTCGGCCCCGTCTCCTGCTTGCGCCACAAACTTTTCCTCTGGCGAGAACGGACTAGGCTCAGCTGTGATTTTGAGATCTGTCATCTGTTCCAGTCTGCACATGCCGAGGCCAACATTGCCTATCCCAGCGATAATCTTTCCAGTGCTTCGTTTCCGCTTGTCATCCTTCTTGATGTCCGCGCCGATGAAATCGCTCGCGTTGATCGTCGCAGCCGGGTTGTAATCAGGCTTCTCCGAAACTCCAGCGCCGGTTTCATACAATGTGATCGGCAGTATCCTCCTTCTCACAACTCCAGTATGATGTGTCCGAATCGTCAATTCCTGGCCAACGTAGCAGCCCTTCTTGAAGTCGATGCCGTTCATTATGTCAATATTACAATTCATAGGAAGGACTTCGTCTCTGGGCATTTCCATCTGTCCTTCAGGCACGCCTCTCAGATATCTTCGAATCGTGTACGCATCCAGAGTCGTCTCCTCCAAATCTTGCAGcgcctcgtccttcttcttttcggGCAGAATCAGTCTCTGTCCCATGCCCGGCGCTCGTGGATCTGACATTCCAACGATGCCAGCCGTCTGTTGCGCCGAAGCCGTACCATGCGCCGTCCATCTGTCCTCCTCTTTCCACAAACTCCACACGTCCAGCTCGCCTTCGTCCAGCAATCTGAGCTTGAACTTGCTTCGCAGCTTGTGCCTCTTCAAATGCTTCATCAAGATATCTGCCTGATCTGCATCCACCTCCAGCAAATACccagcatcatcttctgctCCACCCTGCTGCTTGTGCCATTCGCTCCCAACGGTAGGGTAGACAAAAGTGTCATGCAGCACTTTGCCTTGCGCTGTCAGGAAAGCCGCATAGAAGCCCGACGTCGATTCTGGCCGCACATTGTTCGTGATTATGCCTTGAAGGAACTTGGGTGTTTCGGCGCCGTGGAGGGATATGAGGCGGCGGGTAGTAAGTTTAGCTGCGCCGGACGGTGGTGGAGCTGGTGGGAGCGATGCGCTTGTGGCATACTGACGGCGCGCATGCTTACTCTGGCGCGCAAGGCATCTCGCACAGACGTATGATGCTTCGCGTGACGCAGTCAACATGGTAACGCTGGTTAGAAGCGTGGTCCACGATGCTACATGGAGTAGAGCTCTGTCGTTCTGACGTAGCGAAGCCAATCTTAGTCAGCAACCAAAGCAGGTCATGGAACCTATGTGCACCGGTGGGATGAAAATGAAGCTATCTATCATTTCACTAAGTTAGGAGTATTAGCAGATACTGGGCGACTTGACATTCACGTATCTGCAACGAGTGGAAAGAAGAGGCTGGAAATGCGAGGAAATTTGGGGAACTTTTCAATGTCACATTTCATCTAGCTACAGTGAGTAGCATCTCATGAATCATCCTGAAAACAGGCGGGAACCGCCAAACAAAACAAAACGCCTTGACTCCCTTGCCCGGACCAACTCCGGTCATCCGCAGCCAGACTTTGGCGCTGGGTATAATCATGTCTGTCGTGGCTGTCACACTCTGCGCTTCTGCAAGAGAAGTCGACCAGAGACTCTCTATCTTAATGTGTACGTCGAAAGTGAAGACCACCAACCTGCCTAGCAGGCGGGTGAGGTAACAGGAGTGGCGGCGACTGTCGCGGTCTTAGTCGCGGTGAAGACGACTGTGACAATGTCCGGCGCTCCTCCGGTATGAGCAATGGCAGTGACACCGGCGGTGATACTGGCAGCACTGTTCGCGACGAGAgtggcgatgctgctcaCAGTACTGCTACTGCGAGCTGTGGTCACATCGCTAATTGGGTATCCGCTCGAGGAAACACTGCTCGCACCATCTGGCTCGGGCGCATCTCCCTAAGAAGAGCCCGAGTGGTAGTAGGCGATTGTGTCTCCGAAAATGTTGCGGTTGGGCGCAGCAAGGACGGCGCCTTGAATGGAATCGTCAAGAATCATGTTTATGGCGGCCTTCGTGGTGACGGTGTACATGTCTACCGTTGAATTTTGGATCTTGATCATGTTTTCCTGGCAATTGTGAAGCGGAACGCATGCTTGCTGATAGTTGTTGAAGAATGAGTACATTCCCACAGCATAGACAAGCAAGCTCTCAGTGTCCTTCACAATGAGACCCCAAGCATCTGCGCATGGGACATCAGGAGATCCTGTCGCATTGCAGTTGGAGAAGTCTGGGTCGTGGTATTCTGTGTTCACCGAGAATGGCTCCGTGGCCTCCGGGTTCGGTTGGAAGTAAGGAGTTTCGGTTTGCATGAAACCTCCAAACACAGCCTTTGCGCCATCGATCTGATAATTGTAGATCACTGAATGTTCGGAGGCACTGCCCCACAGCCATGCCGGTCCTTGCGACTGGATCAATGTTCCGCGAGCGCTGTAAATAGAGATTTGAGTCTGGTTCTTCACCTCCAAGTCGTGATCAGCAACCCAAAACCATGTGTTTTCAAGGTAGAGGCCGCCTGACTCTGGTCGAGCGTGGAACATGAGGAAAACGCCTTGACACTTGTCGGTGGGTTCGGTTGTTGGCCAGCCTGGACATTCGCCTTCGGACAGCTGAGTGCCGTAGGAGCCGCCAATGCGGACATGACTGTCCCACATGCCTGATTTAAGCGGGTCGGAGTTCAAATTCCACTCAATCATGATAGCTCCCGGAGCAGCGCCCTTGGTCTCAAACATGAGCTCGGTGATCTCAACCTCGCCCTTACCATCGCCGTTACGAGCGCCGACCTGAAAGACGGGTTTAGGGTTCTCAGCGTCGTTGAAGGATTCGCCGTCTGCAACAAGGAGCGGCCAGATCTCTCCGGTGATTTTGATTGAGCTGGGAAGCGTGATTGTGTCCTTGATGAGGTAGGCGCCGTGATCAAAGTAAGCAATGGCGTTTGGATCGCTCGCAACAGATCCGAACAAGTCTCTGATGCACTGGGTGTCGTCGGCTTCGCCGTCGCCCTTGCAACCAGCAGCCTTGGCAGACTTGAAGTTGGAAGCGGGGACGTTCTCATACTGAGGCTTGCTTCTGCCGTAGACCTTTCCCTCAGAGTCGACGAGTAGCGCTGACTTCTTCAAGGTTGATGTAGAGCTCTGGGTGCGGTTTCCGCTGGCAGCATTGACGTGACTTGTGCCTTGAACCCAGCTTGAGATCTTGCCAGGTGCCAAAATCGACTTCTGGTCTTTACTGGACCAGACGGCGGCCTGCTTGACGCCAGACATGTCAACATTGTCCAGAACCAGAGAACCGCCAGTAAGTGGGACATTGTTGGTCAGCGAGAAGGAGGAATTGACGCCGTACTCCGTGTTCTCGATAACGCTGTCGCTCAGCAGCACCGAACCAACGCTCTGATTAGCAGGGGAAACGGACATGTCGATGCCAACGGTGCTACCAGAGATAGAGACGTTGGAAAGCGTCCAGCCCCAGTTCCAGTTCATGTAGATTGCGGTTCTCACGTTCTTGAACACGAGGTTTCGAGATGTAAACTGCTGACTGCCGAGGAAAGCGCCAAATTTGCCACCAGTGAAAGTGAGGTCACTAAACCAGCCTCCCGAGCCGTTGTCCATGAAAATGCCTTGCTGCTCGCTATCGGCACTCTCCGTCATGATAAAATCAATGTTCTGAAGTGATGTAGCCTGGGCGACCTGCCAGTGGATACCAGTTCCCGCTTTCGTTTGGGTGAGGTCGAGCTTGAGGTTGCGAACCTGTCGGAAGAAGTTGTTCTGGTTGATAAACCAATTCTTGCCAGTGTCGTCGTACGGGTCGCTGTCGAGAACTGCCATACCTGCGAAGTCGGGTGTGGATTGGATGGTGGGCTTCTCGACCGCATCGCCAATCAATTGAGTGTAGTAGTACATGATGATCGGCTTGCTGACTTTGTAAACACCGGGTGGCAGGTAAACAATCGCTGGCAGGATAGTTGAGGATTCACAGTCCTGGCCACAGCGCTTGCCGCTGGAGATGGCGGTGTTGATGGCTTCAGTATCGTCAGTAACACCGTCGCCCTTGGCTCCGAAGTCCTTGACATTGCGGAAGATCTTGTAGTCGGTGTCGTTGTTGCCCCAAACAGTTCCGCCTTCACGCGAGATGGTACCCAGCCAGTAGCTGCTGGCGGCTGTTGCGGCGCTGTCGGCTTGTGCAGCGGGCGCGGCGGCGACTTGAGCGGCGGGTGAGAATGAAAGCAATCCTGAGAGTGCGGTTGCGAGCAGCGCAAGGCTGCGTGGCGAAAACATCTTTGCTGTCAAGAGCAAGTGGTGTTTGTGGTGGAAGATCGGTGGCCGGCACGGATCAGtgattgtggttgttgaaAAGAGTGGGCTGTTTTTGGTGTGTGCGAGAAAACTCTTGGGTCGAGTTGTAAAGTGGTAGACTGAAAGTTATATCAGGAAAGCGCGCACAATGGAAGAAGGGCAGCGACGCGTTGCGCACGCTGTGAATGAGTGTCTTGGAACAACAATAGAACAGCGGACAATAGGGAGAGACGCTTCGCGAATGTTGAGGGGAGGTGAAGTGCCGGTGAAGGATGCGAGGCAGAGCAGACCTCTGGTCTTTTGATCGAGGGCCGCTGCTGCATACGCACTGAACAATGCGGGTAGGCGATGACTTACACACTAGTCTGGCAACTCCGTGAGTTTCACACCAATGATCCCTCTTTTCGCTACTGGGCCAGTGACCAGCGCGCCTGTGTCGTTTCAGATGCTTCTCCTGCGCATGCACGTCGCGAGTTGGAGTCTTCTTGCCGTTTGCTTCTGCCCGCGCCTACGCGACTCTTATAACTTCCATCTTCGCCGCCATCCCCCACCTATGTGACAGAAGAGGTGGGACAGCTCCATTCCCAGCGATcattcttctcagcctcgTGGACACCCACCATCACTGCCAGCGATGGAATGCAGCCAGCCTAGCCATGTTCAAACGGCGCTGTGAGACCCAGGCCGCGCCGAACGGCAGCCGCCCAGACATCTCGCATCCACCACAAAACACGGTGTTTGGACTGCAGTCGTCAAGGGGCTTCACGCGCACACTGTACCTCCGACAGCAGAATGTTCGACAGACGACGTCGGACGTCGACTTGACCAAAGTTCTATGGGTTAGCGTGCATCAGCCCTGCACGCGACCTTGGCAGCTGGCCATCTGATAGGTCCGTCTGTCAAGGCCCCAAACAGGGCCTATTTCTCTCCCGTCCTCTGACCTTTTGTTCATCGTCACTGGTGCACATCATATGCCTTCTATCTGGCAAGCAGAAGCTTCATCGCTGCGGTTCTTCATTTCCGTCGCTCTCTGCCGAGGAGCAGCGCGTGCGGCATCAACGCAGATCCCTCTCACAAACATGGTCTTCCTTGCCTCCCGGAAGGGTCGCAAACGCGGGGGCACCGTACAACCACGCGCCAGAAACGACCGTTGAAGAGTCCCAGCATCTACGAACATGAAACAGGTACGAGGAACAAACGTTTGGCAAGTCTAGATCTCCTTCCGCGTTTGCCACACGCACGATCGCAGAAGGTACAACACGACCAGAACGCTAGCTGGGACACAACCCACCTCAAGACTTCTACTCGCGCATGACCTGTCATATATTGTTGTAGCACACCGGACAGACGGTGCACAGCAGACACAACGCGTAGGTACCTATACGAACGGCCTGTCCCCGAAGTACATCTCTCTCCACCCGCCGGTGACACGTGCAATGTCTCGTGAATCAGAGGACTGCATTCCCTATTGGCCATGTGCAGCTGGTAACGATTCA from Cercospora beticola chromosome 3, complete sequence includes the following:
- a CDS encoding uncharacterized protein (BUSCO:EOG09263E5F), producing MEDDPQDVSMSDGEVIRSTETHGSLLAQSGGDFTGKQAIGSFHAEEPLLRPPHADTLLKGKGIRRGSNAFDHQLFARKDGPKPAKFEQLPYGTLQTGLVYDVRMRFHVEAEPSEDDLHPEDPRRIHAIFEAFVNAGLAWRDGDSGPANDYYMGRIDARMVTRDEVCLVHTRNHWNWVQSLSVMSSADLKDELQHPPHGNDSIYLSNSTPYCAALSAGGAIEACRAIILGKVKNVFAVIRPPGHHAEREDAKGFCFYDNVSIATKACQKEFGDQCRKVLILDWDVHHGNGIQQANYDDPNVLYISLHVHKRGNFYPEHSYRDNRVAYGDHLHCGEGAGLGKNVNIPWSRQGMGDADYLYAFQQVVMPIATEFNPDLVIIAAGFDAAEGDMLGGCKVTPAGYAHMTHMLMSLADGKLAVCLEGGYNLESIARSATAVARTLMGEPPDRLENTVATVSGIDDVKLVARQQSRFWTCLYPKDMSHRLKGLLRGERMHNVVRGWQAKTMWDEYEMTPLFVHREQLAKEFEDQVLATPNYSTAQALFVVLHDPPEVLASPDPRTGKIELHNTWLTDIVKTYVDTAFKEGLAVIDVNLPKYVVDYDEDSQEHQPNESIDYRIKEASQLLKYLWDNYVELSECTHVYLMGTNTGHGAIINLLKNNQETFLKKYNDREEDNKLLKVISFVEDVPLMSCKSLVNGDEELAHWYHRNSLVFVGSEHAYFASDFARKPKRRFGQVVKSDSNTITEMLLQHKDAVFDILLEDAEEWRSAQHENGADEMDAVPSPLASPRKLPSVALSPTNTAAVPVFSRPVVENGNGSPRRLPQ
- a CDS encoding uncharacterized protein (BUSCO:EOG092620V3); translation: MLTASREASYVCARCLARQSKHARRQYATSASLPPAPPPSGAAKLTTRRLISLHGAETPKFLQGIITNNVRPESTSGFYAAFLTAQGKVLHDTFVYPTVGSEWHKQQGGAEDDAGYLLEVDADQADILMKHLKRHKLRSKFKLRLLDEGELDVWSLWKEEDRWTAHGTASAQQTAGIVGMSDPRAPGMGQRLILPEKKKDEALQDLEETTLDAYTIRRYLRGVPEGQMEMPRDEVLPMNCNIDIMNGIDFKKGCYVGQELTIRTHHTGVVRRRILPITLYETGAGVSEKPDYNPAATINASDFIGADIKKDDKRKRSTGKIIAGIGNVGLGMCRLEQMTDLKITAEPSPFSPEEKFVAQAGDGAEVSVKAFVPDWVRGSIREPKQQKRVE
- a CDS encoding uncharacterized protein (CAZy:GH55) encodes the protein MFSPRSLALLATALSGLLSFSPAAQVAAAPAAQADSAATAASSYWLGTISREGGTVWGNNDTDYKIFRNVKDFGAKGDGVTDDTEAINTAISSGKRCGQDCESSTILPAIVYLPPGVYKVSKPIIMYYYTQLIGDAVEKPTIQSTPDFAGMAVLDSDPYDDTGKNWFINQNNFFRQVRNLKLDLTQTKAGTGIHWQVAQATSLQNIDFIMTESADSEQQGIFMDNGSGGWFSDLTFTGGKFGAFLGSQQFTSRNLVFKNVRTAIYMNWNWGWTLSNVSISGSTVGIDMSVSPANQSVGSVLLSDSVIENTEYGVNSSFSLTNNVPLTGGSLVLDNVDMSGVKQAAVWSSKDQKSILAPGKISSWVQGTSHVNAASGNRTQSSTSTLKKSALLVDSEGKVYGRSKPQYENVPASNFKSAKAAGCKGDGEADDTQCIRDLFGSVASDPNAIAYFDHGAYLIKDTITLPSSIKITGEIWPLLVADGESFNDAENPKPVFQVGARNGDGKGEVEITELMFETKGAAPGAIMIEWNLNSDPLKSGMWDSHVRIGGSYGTQLSEGECPGWPTTEPTDKCQGVFLMFHARPESGGLYLENTWFWVADHDLEVKNQTQISIYSARGTLIQSQGPAWLWGSASEHSVIYNYQIDGAKAVFGGFMQTETPYFQPNPEATEPFSVNTEYHDPDFSNCNATGSPDVPCADAWGLIVKDTESLLVYAVGMYSFFNNYQQACVPLHNCQENMIKIQNSTVDMYTVTTKAAINMILDDSIQGAVLAAPNRNIFGDTIAYYHSGSS